The proteins below come from a single Etheostoma spectabile isolate EspeVRDwgs_2016 chromosome 4, UIUC_Espe_1.0, whole genome shotgun sequence genomic window:
- the tnnt2b gene encoding troponin T, cardiac muscle isoforms isoform X1, giving the protein MSDTEDVPCEGQGDENEEEEEMVEEEVEEEEEEVAEEEVAEEKVEEEEVAEEVEGEEAVEEEIEDSAGESEGEEAKRKLKPGFMLGLAPIKIPDGEKVDFDDIHRKRMEKDLTELHTLIDAHFEKRKKEEEELLSLTDRIETRRSERAEQMKIRAEREKERQNKQAEEKARKEGEEAKKKADDDARKKLILSNLSFTGYKTQPGAKKQTEREKKKMILNDRRKELNIDHMKEDKLREKAKELWEWIRQLEAEKFELQHKHNKQKYEVTVLRNRVSDHQKVSKGSRSKRGLRK; this is encoded by the exons ATGTCGGACACAGAAGATGTCCCGTGCGA ggGACAAG GGGACGAGAATG aagaggaggaggagatggtggaGGAAGAggtagaagaggaggaggaggaggtagcAGAGGAGGAGGTAGCAGaggagaaggtggaggaggaggaggtagcagaggaggtggagggagaAGAAGCGGTGGAGGAGGAGATAGAAG ATTCTGCAGGGGAAAGTGAAGGAG AAGAGGCAAAACGCAAGTTAAA GCCTGGTTTTATGCTCGGCTTGGCACCCATCAAAATCCCAGATGGAGAAAAAGTGGACTTTGAT GACATCCATCGGAAACGAATGGAGAAGGACCTGACTGAGCTGCACACTCTGATTGACGCTCACTTTGAGAAGCgtaagaaggaggaagaggagcttCTCAGCCTCACAGATCGCATT GAGACACGCAGGTCAGAGAGAGCAGAGCAGATGAAGATAAGAGccgagagagaaaaagaacGGCAAAACAAACAAGCC GAAGAAAAAGCGAGAAAGGAAGGGGAAGAGGCGAAGAAGAAAGCAGACGATGACGCGAGGAAGAAGCTGATTCTGTCCAACTTGAGTTTCACTGGATACAAG ACACAACCTGGGGCAAAAAAGCAAAcggaaagggaaaagaaaaagatgatcCTAAACGACCGGCGCAAAGAGTTAAACATTGATCACATGAAAGAGGACAAACTCAG GGAAAAAGCCAAGGAACTGTGGGAATGGATACGCCAGCTGGAGGCCGAGAAATTTGAACTTCAGCATAAGCACAATAAGCAAAAGTATGAG GTCACCGTGCTGAGAAACCGGGTCAGTGATCATCAAAAAGT
- the tnnt2b gene encoding troponin T, cardiac muscle isoforms isoform X3, producing the protein MSDTEDVPCEGQGDENDSAGESEGEEAKRKLKPGFMLGLAPIKIPDGEKVDFDDIHRKRMEKDLTELHTLIDAHFEKRKKEEEELLSLTDRIETRRSERAEQMKIRAEREKERQNKQAEEKARKEGEEAKKKADDDARKKLILSNLSFTGYKTQPGAKKQTEREKKKMILNDRRKELNIDHMKEDKLREKAKELWEWIRQLEAEKFELQHKHNKQKYEVTVLRNRVSDHQKVSKGSRSKRGLRK; encoded by the exons ATGTCGGACACAGAAGATGTCCCGTGCGA ggGACAAG GGGACGAGAATG ATTCTGCAGGGGAAAGTGAAGGAG AAGAGGCAAAACGCAAGTTAAA GCCTGGTTTTATGCTCGGCTTGGCACCCATCAAAATCCCAGATGGAGAAAAAGTGGACTTTGAT GACATCCATCGGAAACGAATGGAGAAGGACCTGACTGAGCTGCACACTCTGATTGACGCTCACTTTGAGAAGCgtaagaaggaggaagaggagcttCTCAGCCTCACAGATCGCATT GAGACACGCAGGTCAGAGAGAGCAGAGCAGATGAAGATAAGAGccgagagagaaaaagaacGGCAAAACAAACAAGCC GAAGAAAAAGCGAGAAAGGAAGGGGAAGAGGCGAAGAAGAAAGCAGACGATGACGCGAGGAAGAAGCTGATTCTGTCCAACTTGAGTTTCACTGGATACAAG ACACAACCTGGGGCAAAAAAGCAAAcggaaagggaaaagaaaaagatgatcCTAAACGACCGGCGCAAAGAGTTAAACATTGATCACATGAAAGAGGACAAACTCAG GGAAAAAGCCAAGGAACTGTGGGAATGGATACGCCAGCTGGAGGCCGAGAAATTTGAACTTCAGCATAAGCACAATAAGCAAAAGTATGAG GTCACCGTGCTGAGAAACCGGGTCAGTGATCATCAAAAAGT
- the tnnt2b gene encoding troponin T, cardiac muscle isoforms isoform X4, with product MSDTEDVPCEGQDSAGESEGEEAKRKLKPGFMLGLAPIKIPDGEKVDFDDIHRKRMEKDLTELHTLIDAHFEKRKKEEEELLSLTDRIETRRSERAEQMKIRAEREKERQNKQAEEKARKEGEEAKKKADDDARKKLILSNLSFTGYKTQPGAKKQTEREKKKMILNDRRKELNIDHMKEDKLREKAKELWEWIRQLEAEKFELQHKHNKQKYEVTVLRNRVSDHQKVSKGSRSKRGLRK from the exons ATGTCGGACACAGAAGATGTCCCGTGCGA ggGACAAG ATTCTGCAGGGGAAAGTGAAGGAG AAGAGGCAAAACGCAAGTTAAA GCCTGGTTTTATGCTCGGCTTGGCACCCATCAAAATCCCAGATGGAGAAAAAGTGGACTTTGAT GACATCCATCGGAAACGAATGGAGAAGGACCTGACTGAGCTGCACACTCTGATTGACGCTCACTTTGAGAAGCgtaagaaggaggaagaggagcttCTCAGCCTCACAGATCGCATT GAGACACGCAGGTCAGAGAGAGCAGAGCAGATGAAGATAAGAGccgagagagaaaaagaacGGCAAAACAAACAAGCC GAAGAAAAAGCGAGAAAGGAAGGGGAAGAGGCGAAGAAGAAAGCAGACGATGACGCGAGGAAGAAGCTGATTCTGTCCAACTTGAGTTTCACTGGATACAAG ACACAACCTGGGGCAAAAAAGCAAAcggaaagggaaaagaaaaagatgatcCTAAACGACCGGCGCAAAGAGTTAAACATTGATCACATGAAAGAGGACAAACTCAG GGAAAAAGCCAAGGAACTGTGGGAATGGATACGCCAGCTGGAGGCCGAGAAATTTGAACTTCAGCATAAGCACAATAAGCAAAAGTATGAG GTCACCGTGCTGAGAAACCGGGTCAGTGATCATCAAAAAGT
- the tnnt2b gene encoding troponin T, cardiac muscle isoforms isoform X2, which translates to MSDTEDVPCEGQGDENEEEEEMVEEEVEEEEEEVAEEEVAEEKVEEEEVAEEVEGEEAVEEEIEEEAKRKLKPGFMLGLAPIKIPDGEKVDFDDIHRKRMEKDLTELHTLIDAHFEKRKKEEEELLSLTDRIETRRSERAEQMKIRAEREKERQNKQAEEKARKEGEEAKKKADDDARKKLILSNLSFTGYKTQPGAKKQTEREKKKMILNDRRKELNIDHMKEDKLREKAKELWEWIRQLEAEKFELQHKHNKQKYEVTVLRNRVSDHQKVSKGSRSKRGLRK; encoded by the exons ATGTCGGACACAGAAGATGTCCCGTGCGA ggGACAAG GGGACGAGAATG aagaggaggaggagatggtggaGGAAGAggtagaagaggaggaggaggaggtagcAGAGGAGGAGGTAGCAGaggagaaggtggaggaggaggaggtagcagaggaggtggagggagaAGAAGCGGTGGAGGAGGAGATAGAAG AAGAGGCAAAACGCAAGTTAAA GCCTGGTTTTATGCTCGGCTTGGCACCCATCAAAATCCCAGATGGAGAAAAAGTGGACTTTGAT GACATCCATCGGAAACGAATGGAGAAGGACCTGACTGAGCTGCACACTCTGATTGACGCTCACTTTGAGAAGCgtaagaaggaggaagaggagcttCTCAGCCTCACAGATCGCATT GAGACACGCAGGTCAGAGAGAGCAGAGCAGATGAAGATAAGAGccgagagagaaaaagaacGGCAAAACAAACAAGCC GAAGAAAAAGCGAGAAAGGAAGGGGAAGAGGCGAAGAAGAAAGCAGACGATGACGCGAGGAAGAAGCTGATTCTGTCCAACTTGAGTTTCACTGGATACAAG ACACAACCTGGGGCAAAAAAGCAAAcggaaagggaaaagaaaaagatgatcCTAAACGACCGGCGCAAAGAGTTAAACATTGATCACATGAAAGAGGACAAACTCAG GGAAAAAGCCAAGGAACTGTGGGAATGGATACGCCAGCTGGAGGCCGAGAAATTTGAACTTCAGCATAAGCACAATAAGCAAAAGTATGAG GTCACCGTGCTGAGAAACCGGGTCAGTGATCATCAAAAAGT
- the tnnt2b gene encoding troponin T, cardiac muscle isoforms isoform X5, whose protein sequence is MSDTEDVPCEGQGDENEEAKRKLKPGFMLGLAPIKIPDGEKVDFDDIHRKRMEKDLTELHTLIDAHFEKRKKEEEELLSLTDRIETRRSERAEQMKIRAEREKERQNKQAEEKARKEGEEAKKKADDDARKKLILSNLSFTGYKTQPGAKKQTEREKKKMILNDRRKELNIDHMKEDKLREKAKELWEWIRQLEAEKFELQHKHNKQKYEVTVLRNRVSDHQKVSKGSRSKRGLRK, encoded by the exons ATGTCGGACACAGAAGATGTCCCGTGCGA ggGACAAG GGGACGAGAATG AAGAGGCAAAACGCAAGTTAAA GCCTGGTTTTATGCTCGGCTTGGCACCCATCAAAATCCCAGATGGAGAAAAAGTGGACTTTGAT GACATCCATCGGAAACGAATGGAGAAGGACCTGACTGAGCTGCACACTCTGATTGACGCTCACTTTGAGAAGCgtaagaaggaggaagaggagcttCTCAGCCTCACAGATCGCATT GAGACACGCAGGTCAGAGAGAGCAGAGCAGATGAAGATAAGAGccgagagagaaaaagaacGGCAAAACAAACAAGCC GAAGAAAAAGCGAGAAAGGAAGGGGAAGAGGCGAAGAAGAAAGCAGACGATGACGCGAGGAAGAAGCTGATTCTGTCCAACTTGAGTTTCACTGGATACAAG ACACAACCTGGGGCAAAAAAGCAAAcggaaagggaaaagaaaaagatgatcCTAAACGACCGGCGCAAAGAGTTAAACATTGATCACATGAAAGAGGACAAACTCAG GGAAAAAGCCAAGGAACTGTGGGAATGGATACGCCAGCTGGAGGCCGAGAAATTTGAACTTCAGCATAAGCACAATAAGCAAAAGTATGAG GTCACCGTGCTGAGAAACCGGGTCAGTGATCATCAAAAAGT
- the tnni1b gene encoding troponin I type 1b (skeletal, slow) isoform X1, protein MSEKATERKSKISASRKLMLKSLMVAKAKEELEQELEEKEEQKAKYLEEKSPPIQTSGKSLAELQTLCKELHAKIDVVDEERYDIEAKVLHNTREIKDLNIKVLDLRGKFKRPSLRRVRVSADAILRSLLGSKHNVSMDLRANLKSVKKEDTEKEKTVEVSDWRKNVEAMSGMEGRKKMFDAAKGQNQ, encoded by the exons ATGTCTGAGAAAGC AACGGAG AGGAAATCTAAAATCTCAGCTTCTCGCAAGCTCATGCTGAAG AGCTTGATGGTTGCCAAGGCCAAGGAGGAGCTGGAGCAGGAGctggaagaaaaagaggaacagaAGGCAAAGTACCTGGAAGAAAAATCCCCTCCTATACAGACCAGTGGCAAATCGTTAGCAGAGCTACAG acATTATGCAAAGAGCTTCATGCCAAAATAGACGTGGTGGACGAAGAGCGGTATGATATTGAAGCCAAAGTCTTGCACAACACCAGAGAG ATCAAAGACCTAAACATCAAGGTACTGGACCTGCGAGGGAAGTTTAAGAGACCCAGCCTGAGAAGGGTGAGGGTCTCTGCTGATGCCATCCTGCGCTCCCTGCTGGGCTCCAAACACAATGTCTCTATGGACCTGCGAGCTAATCTTAAATCAGTCAAGAAGGAGGACACAGAAAAG GAGAAGACGGTGGAGGTGAGTGACTGGAGGAAGAATGTGGAAGCCATGTCGGGCATGGAGGGCCGCAAGAAAATGTTTGATGCAGCAAAAGGCCAAAACCAGTAA
- the tnni1b gene encoding troponin I type 1b (skeletal, slow) isoform X2, whose translation MSEKATERKSKISASRKLMLKSLMVAKAKEELEQELEEKEEQKAKYLEEKSPPIQTSGKSLAELQIKDLNIKVLDLRGKFKRPSLRRVRVSADAILRSLLGSKHNVSMDLRANLKSVKKEDTEKEKTVEVSDWRKNVEAMSGMEGRKKMFDAAKGQNQ comes from the exons ATGTCTGAGAAAGC AACGGAG AGGAAATCTAAAATCTCAGCTTCTCGCAAGCTCATGCTGAAG AGCTTGATGGTTGCCAAGGCCAAGGAGGAGCTGGAGCAGGAGctggaagaaaaagaggaacagaAGGCAAAGTACCTGGAAGAAAAATCCCCTCCTATACAGACCAGTGGCAAATCGTTAGCAGAGCTACAG ATCAAAGACCTAAACATCAAGGTACTGGACCTGCGAGGGAAGTTTAAGAGACCCAGCCTGAGAAGGGTGAGGGTCTCTGCTGATGCCATCCTGCGCTCCCTGCTGGGCTCCAAACACAATGTCTCTATGGACCTGCGAGCTAATCTTAAATCAGTCAAGAAGGAGGACACAGAAAAG GAGAAGACGGTGGAGGTGAGTGACTGGAGGAAGAATGTGGAAGCCATGTCGGGCATGGAGGGCCGCAAGAAAATGTTTGATGCAGCAAAAGGCCAAAACCAGTAA